Proteins from one Podospora pseudoanserina strain CBS 124.78 chromosome 1, whole genome shotgun sequence genomic window:
- a CDS encoding hypothetical protein (COG:S; EggNog:ENOG503P2SW) — MGKLIKNHWARLIILASATYQIAAAIEGYFWPKILWDFLTKTLDGAVKPIPVLQTINLICGLFLLAWEWPLNFIAGTSIHRSLEARLAFLPLSALAAALLYQGANAAIYQVIGLGVYFWAYSEGEIICAKPWTLPQRGGKGSRA; from the exons ATGGGAAAGCTTATCAAGAACCACTGGGCGAGGCTCATCATCCTGGCCTCAGCAACTT ACCAGATTGCCGCTGCGATAGAAGGGTACTTCTGGCCCAAGATCCTGTGGGACTTCCTCACCAAGACCCTCGACGGTGCTGTCAAGCCGATACCAGTCCTCCagaccatcaacctcatctgcggccttttccttcttgcGTGGGAGTGGCCCCTCAACTTCATCGCCGGCACCAGCATCCACCGCAGTCTCGAAGCCCGTCTCGCATTCCTTCCTCTTTCCGCactcgccgccgccctgcTGTACCAAGGTGCCAACGCTGCGATTTATCAGGTGATTGGACTGGGGGTGTATTTCTGGGCGTACAGTGAAGGAGAG ATCATCTGCGCAAAGCCATGGACACTACCACAACGAGGCGGAAAGGGAAGCAGGGCATAA